One Pseudomonas abieticivorans genomic region harbors:
- a CDS encoding PilN domain-containing protein has protein sequence MRPLTLDFQPRRRSGPLGWGLLGLGLAVAIGCVIGQQQLDQWAAQQHTHLRHAQRQLTGDSGAGVSLTPAQLREQEQNLAQMRQVSQQLRRPWERLFAMLEALQLDNVALLTLTPDARKGQVRITAEARDLDAMLDFHRQLEASEELSDVSLLNHEIDAKSPEHPVQFNLLANWEIGDAHP, from the coding sequence ATGCGCCCGCTAACGCTCGACTTCCAGCCGCGCCGGCGCTCAGGCCCACTGGGCTGGGGCTTGCTGGGCCTGGGCCTGGCCGTGGCCATCGGCTGTGTCATCGGCCAGCAGCAGTTGGACCAATGGGCGGCGCAACAGCACACCCACCTGCGCCACGCCCAACGCCAACTCACCGGCGACAGTGGCGCAGGCGTGAGCCTGACCCCCGCGCAATTGCGCGAGCAGGAGCAGAACCTGGCGCAAATGCGCCAAGTGTCGCAGCAACTGCGCAGGCCCTGGGAACGGCTGTTCGCCATGCTCGAGGCGCTGCAGCTGGACAACGTGGCGTTGCTGACCCTGACCCCCGACGCGCGCAAAGGGCAAGTACGCATCACCGCCGAGGCGCGGGACCTGGACGCGATGCTCGACTTCCACCGGCAACTGGAAGCCAGCGAAGAGCTCAGCGACGTGTCGTTGCTCAACCACGAGATTGACGCCAAGTCGCCGGAGCACCCGGTGCAGTTCAACTTGCTGGCCAATTGGGAGATCGGCGATGCGCATCCCTAG
- a CDS encoding GspMb/PilO family protein, translating to MRIPRLIVQEYLQGLGLPGLVGIALLVLALVYAAAGLLPGWRSVEQLNQQTRDAGEYLAKVQAGSVAAPVVPQRELEDFRRKLPAQPQATVAIDRIYALAAQEHITLARGEYALGVDPNTHLARYQILLPVKGSYPQLRRFLHALLGELPAVVVEDVEFQRKRIADTDLTGRIRMTLYLSRS from the coding sequence ATGCGCATCCCTAGATTGATTGTGCAGGAATACCTCCAGGGCCTGGGCCTGCCCGGCCTGGTCGGCATCGCGTTGCTGGTGTTGGCACTGGTGTATGCCGCGGCCGGTTTGCTGCCCGGTTGGCGCAGCGTCGAGCAACTCAACCAGCAAACCCGCGACGCCGGCGAGTACCTGGCCAAGGTCCAAGCGGGCAGTGTCGCAGCCCCGGTGGTGCCGCAGCGCGAGCTTGAGGATTTTCGCCGCAAACTGCCGGCCCAGCCCCAAGCCACGGTGGCCATCGACCGCATCTATGCCCTGGCCGCCCAGGAGCACATCACCCTGGCCCGCGGCGAATATGCCTTGGGCGTGGACCCCAATACCCACCTGGCGCGTTATCAGATCCTGCTGCCGGTCAAGGGCAGTTACCCGCAGCTGCGGCGCTTTCTGCACGCCTTGTTGGGTGAGCTGCCCGCGGTGGTGGTGGAGGACGTGGAGTTCCAACGCAAACGCATCGCCGACACCGACCTGACCGGGCGGATCCGCATGACCCTTTACCTGTCGAGGTCGTGA
- a CDS encoding secretin N-terminal domain-containing protein: protein MNSPRLRLTLLALCIGLAACSTARVANQEASDLVAQGQYEAAIARIEDGLRENPRDTELHLALNNARSTGVKALLAQGDTARANREFAVAQQSYSRVLHIEPNNRRAQDDLRQLDYLRTQDQKLELARGDLRRGDINGADRQVRQILELDPKNEGALELRSNIQLVQSRNVVSYPQLHTRLDRPVTLEFRDANMKVIFEVLSQVAGLNFIFDKDLRPDMKATIFVRDVRIEDAVALLLQQNQLHQKVVNENTILIYPDSPQKVKDYQELVMRTFYLTNIEANTALNMIKTMLKTRDVFVDERLNTLTMRDTEDAVRMAEKLLQAQDQSNPEVVLEVEVMEVARQRILDLGLQWPNTFGVINSDGTGVSVLDQLRGINAGRISISPSPQLKINAQDNDINTLASPVIRVSNREQARVHIGQRVPIISATSVPSTQGPVITESVTYLDVGLKLEVQPIVHLNNEVAIKIALEVSNATPLEPTRQGTIPVQVDTRNAQTTLRLHDGETQVLAGLVRNDHGDTGNKIPGLGDIPGLGRLFGSNKDTIGKSELVLSITPHIVRNLPYQSPSDMEFSTGTETSMHVQAPDRAWESAEQPKPLAAPIAATHVIERP, encoded by the coding sequence ATGAACTCACCGCGTTTGAGACTGACCTTGCTGGCCTTGTGCATTGGCCTGGCCGCCTGCAGCACCGCCCGCGTCGCCAACCAGGAGGCCAGCGACCTGGTGGCCCAGGGGCAATATGAAGCCGCCATCGCCCGCATCGAGGACGGCCTGCGCGAGAACCCGCGTGACACCGAACTGCACCTGGCGTTGAACAATGCCCGCAGCACGGGCGTCAAGGCGTTGCTGGCCCAAGGCGACACCGCCCGGGCCAACCGCGAATTCGCCGTGGCCCAGCAAAGCTACAGCCGGGTGCTGCACATCGAACCCAACAACCGCCGCGCCCAGGACGACCTGCGCCAACTGGATTACCTGCGCACCCAGGACCAGAAACTGGAACTGGCCCGCGGCGACCTGCGTCGTGGCGACATCAATGGCGCCGACCGCCAGGTACGGCAGATTCTTGAGCTGGACCCCAAGAACGAAGGCGCCCTGGAGCTGCGCAGCAATATCCAACTGGTACAGAGCCGCAACGTGGTGAGCTACCCGCAGCTGCACACGCGCCTGGACCGGCCCGTGACGCTTGAGTTTCGCGACGCCAACATGAAGGTGATCTTCGAGGTGCTGTCCCAGGTGGCGGGGCTTAACTTTATTTTCGACAAGGACCTGCGCCCCGACATGAAAGCCACGATCTTTGTGCGCGACGTGCGCATCGAGGACGCCGTGGCGTTACTGCTGCAACAGAACCAATTGCACCAGAAGGTGGTGAACGAGAACACCATCCTGATCTATCCGGACTCGCCGCAGAAGGTCAAGGACTACCAGGAGCTGGTGATGCGCACCTTCTACCTGACCAACATCGAAGCCAACACCGCGCTGAACATGATCAAGACCATGCTCAAGACTCGCGACGTGTTCGTCGATGAACGCCTCAACACCTTGACCATGCGCGACACCGAAGACGCGGTGCGCATGGCCGAGAAACTGCTGCAGGCCCAAGACCAGTCCAACCCCGAGGTGGTGCTGGAAGTGGAGGTGATGGAGGTGGCTCGCCAGCGCATCCTTGACCTGGGCCTGCAATGGCCCAACACCTTTGGGGTGATCAACAGCGATGGCACCGGGGTCAGCGTGCTCGACCAGTTGCGCGGCATCAATGCCGGCCGCATCTCCATCTCGCCCTCGCCACAGCTGAAAATCAACGCCCAGGACAACGACATCAACACCTTGGCAAGCCCAGTGATCCGCGTGAGCAATCGCGAGCAGGCGCGTGTTCACATCGGCCAACGGGTGCCGATCATCAGCGCCACCTCGGTGCCGTCCACCCAAGGCCCGGTGATCACCGAAAGCGTGACCTACCTGGACGTGGGCTTGAAGCTTGAGGTGCAACCCATCGTGCACCTGAACAACGAAGTGGCCATCAAGATAGCCCTGGAAGTGAGTAACGCAACGCCTCTGGAACCTACCCGCCAAGGCACCATCCCGGTCCAGGTGGACACCCGCAACGCCCAGACCACCTTGCGCCTGCACGACGGCGAAACCCAGGTGCTGGCAGGCCTGGTACGAAACGACCACGGCGACACCGGCAACAAAATCCCGGGCCTTGGCGACATACCGGGGCTGGGGCGGTTGTTTGGCAGCAACAAGGACACCATTGGCAAGTCGGAGCTGGTGCTCTCGATTACCCCGCACATCGTGCGCAACCTGCCGTACCAGAGCCCTTCGGACATGGAGTTCAGCACCGGCACCGAAACCAGCATGCACGTGCAGGCGCCGGACCGCGCCTGGGAGTCGGCCGAACAGCCCAAACCGCTGGCCGCACCGATTGCCGCCACGCACGTGATCGAGAGGCCTTGA
- a CDS encoding type II secretion system protein: MKTSARGFTLIEVVVTLALLGLLASMAAPLTETVVRRGKEQELKSALYQIRDAIDAYKRAFDAGYIEKSLNSSGYPPSLQALVDGVRDVRSAKGAKFYFLRRVPRDPFATARQDDTGGWGLRSYDSSADSPRDGEDVFDVYSQARGKGLNGIAYREW; encoded by the coding sequence ATGAAAACCTCGGCGCGCGGTTTCACCCTGATTGAAGTCGTGGTGACCCTGGCCTTGCTTGGGCTGCTCGCCAGCATGGCCGCGCCCTTGACCGAAACCGTGGTGCGCCGCGGCAAAGAACAGGAGCTCAAGAGCGCCCTGTACCAGATCCGCGACGCCATCGACGCCTACAAGCGCGCCTTCGACGCCGGCTACATCGAAAAATCGCTGAACAGCAGCGGCTACCCGCCCAGCCTGCAGGCGCTGGTGGACGGCGTGCGCGACGTGCGCAGTGCCAAGGGCGCGAAGTTCTATTTTTTGCGGCGCGTGCCCCGTGATCCGTTCGCCACTGCCCGGCAAGACGACACGGGGGGCTGGGGCTTGCGCTCCTACGACAGCAGCGCCGACAGCCCGCGTGATGGCGAGGACGTGTTTGACGTGTATTCCCAGGCCCGTGGCAAGGGCCTTAACGGCATCGCTTACCGCGAGTGGTGA
- a CDS encoding type II secretion system protein, translating into MRRQTGFTLIELMVVMAIIATLMTIALPRYFNSLEASKETTLHQSLAAMREALDHYYGDTGHYPDSLDQLVEQRYLRNLPVDPITERADQWVLVSPPDGVAGGVADVKSGSNGRARDGSQFAEW; encoded by the coding sequence ATGCGACGGCAAACCGGCTTTACCTTGATCGAGCTGATGGTGGTGATGGCGATCATCGCTACCCTGATGACCATCGCCTTGCCGCGCTATTTCAATAGCCTGGAAGCCTCCAAGGAAACCACTTTGCACCAGAGCCTGGCGGCCATGCGCGAAGCCCTGGACCATTACTACGGCGACACCGGGCACTATCCCGATTCCCTCGACCAACTGGTCGAACAGCGTTACTTGCGCAACCTGCCGGTGGACCCGATCACTGAGCGTGCCGACCAATGGGTACTGGTGTCGCCGCCCGATGGCGTGGCCGGCGGGGTGGCCGACGTCAAGAGTGGTTCCAATGGGAGGGCGCGCGATGGCAGCCAATTCGCCGAGTGGTGA
- a CDS encoding type II secretion system protein: MAANSPSGERVGQGGFTYLGVLLLIMVMGMGLASAGELWATAARRDRERELLWVGTQYAQALRSYYRASPGLAQYPRDLQDLLVDDRFPSPRHHLRRLYPDPVGNTEWGLMRGLDGRINGLYSQSDATPLKQAGFDAQWSDFNGMVRYRDWQFVAEKAFLDSPAKGQPAATGGLAP, from the coding sequence ATGGCAGCCAATTCGCCGAGTGGTGAGCGCGTGGGGCAGGGGGGCTTTACCTACCTGGGCGTGTTGCTGTTGATCATGGTGATGGGCATGGGCCTGGCCAGTGCCGGCGAGCTATGGGCCACCGCAGCCCGGCGCGACCGCGAGCGCGAACTGCTGTGGGTGGGCACCCAGTATGCCCAGGCGCTGCGCAGCTACTACCGCGCCTCGCCGGGCCTGGCGCAGTACCCGCGCGACTTGCAGGACCTGCTGGTCGACGACCGTTTCCCCAGCCCCCGGCACCACTTGCGCAGGCTCTACCCAGACCCCGTGGGCAACACCGAGTGGGGCCTGATGCGCGGCTTGGACGGGCGCATCAACGGGCTCTACAGCCAAAGCGACGCGACCCCGCTCAAACAGGCCGGCTTTGATGCCCAGTGGTCGGACTTCAACGGCATGGTGCGCTACCGCGACTGGCAGTTCGTGGCCGAGAAGGCCTTTCTCGACAGCCCTGCCAAGGGCCAGCCGGCCGCCACCGGCGGGTTGGCACCATGA
- the csgE gene encoding curli production assembly/transport protein CsgE has translation MKRGPALALACLLLAGNAWAGAEDEMMGFITEDCISHIGHDFYYSFSKRMRDISRMDFNLVVRERPSARWGSLVTIEYQQRVIYRRFLPPNTVDLQATANEAADLVKAQIIQRKLETLLQDTTDLEKDEL, from the coding sequence ATGAAGCGCGGGCCTGCGCTGGCGTTGGCTTGCCTGCTGCTGGCGGGCAACGCCTGGGCCGGCGCCGAAGACGAAATGATGGGCTTTATCACCGAGGACTGCATCTCGCACATCGGCCACGACTTTTACTACAGCTTCAGCAAGCGCATGCGCGACATCAGCCGCATGGATTTCAACTTGGTGGTGCGCGAACGCCCCTCGGCGCGCTGGGGCAGCCTGGTCACCATCGAATATCAGCAACGCGTGATCTACCGGCGCTTCCTGCCGCCGAACACCGTGGATTTACAGGCCACGGCCAATGAGGCCGCTGACCTGGTCAAGGCGCAGATCATCCAGCGCAAGCTGGAAACCCTATTGCAGGACACCACCGACCTTGAGAAGGATGAACTATGA
- a CDS encoding curli assembly protein CsgF, with amino-acid sequence MNTTTLSRRVGLLLAGVCGSGLVCATELVYTPVNPSFGGNPLNGTWLLNNAQSQNDYDDPDLKKSSATGTTALERFTSQLQARLLNQVLDNISTGNSGSLSTDAFIVNVVDDSGALSIQVTDRATGEVSEIQVNGLSQ; translated from the coding sequence ATGAACACGACAACCCTCTCGCGCCGCGTTGGCCTGCTGTTGGCGGGCGTGTGCGGCAGTGGCCTGGTCTGCGCCACGGAGCTGGTCTACACGCCGGTGAACCCCTCGTTTGGCGGTAACCCGCTCAACGGCACCTGGCTGCTCAACAACGCCCAGTCGCAGAACGATTACGACGACCCGGACTTGAAAAAGTCCTCGGCCACCGGCACCACGGCCCTGGAGCGGTTCACCAGCCAGTTGCAGGCGCGGTTGCTCAACCAGGTGCTGGACAATATCTCGACCGGCAACTCGGGCAGCCTGTCCACCGATGCATTTATCGTCAACGTCGTCGACGACTCGGGGGCCCTGAGCATTCAGGTGACCGACCGGGCGACCGGCGAGGTCTCGGAAATCCAGGTCAATGGCCTGTCCCAGTAG
- a CDS encoding CsgG/HfaB family protein, producing the protein MKKLIIATLLLAALAGCGLREPMPAEQDTETPTLTPRASTYYDLLKMPRPKGRLMAVVYGFRDQTGQYKPTPASSFSTSVTQGAASMLMDALQASGWFVVLEREGLQNLLTERKIIRASQKKPDTPVNIMGELPPLQAANLMLEGGIIAYDTNVRSGGEGARYLGIDISREYRVDQVSVNLRAVDVRSGQVLANVMTSKTIYSVGRSAGVFKFIEFKKLLEAEVGYTTNEPAQLCVLSAIESAVGHLLAQGIERHLWSVASDNSGDNATLDRYLSQNRQDSESQNP; encoded by the coding sequence ATGAAAAAACTGATCATTGCCACCCTGCTGTTGGCGGCGCTGGCGGGCTGCGGCTTGCGCGAGCCGATGCCGGCCGAGCAGGACACCGAAACCCCGACCCTGACACCACGGGCCTCGACCTATTACGACCTGTTGAAAATGCCGCGGCCAAAGGGCCGGCTGATGGCGGTGGTGTATGGGTTTCGCGACCAGACCGGGCAGTACAAGCCAACCCCGGCCAGCTCTTTTTCCACCAGTGTGACCCAAGGCGCGGCCAGCATGCTGATGGACGCCCTGCAGGCCAGTGGCTGGTTCGTGGTGCTGGAGCGCGAAGGCCTGCAGAACCTGCTGACCGAACGCAAAATCATCCGCGCCTCGCAGAAAAAACCCGATACCCCAGTGAACATCATGGGTGAACTGCCGCCCCTGCAGGCTGCCAACCTGATGCTGGAGGGCGGCATCATCGCCTACGACACCAACGTGCGCAGCGGCGGCGAAGGTGCCCGCTACCTGGGGATCGACATCTCCCGCGAGTATCGGGTCGACCAGGTTTCGGTCAACCTGCGCGCCGTGGACGTGCGCAGCGGGCAAGTGCTGGCCAACGTCATGACCAGCAAGACCATCTACTCGGTAGGGCGCAGCGCCGGGGTGTTCAAGTTCATCGAATTCAAGAAACTGCTGGAGGCAGAGGTGGGCTATACCACCAACGAGCCGGCGCAATTGTGCGTGCTGTCGGCCATCGAGTCCGCCGTCGGCCACCTGCTGGCCCAAGGCATCGAGCGCCACTTGTGGAGCGTGGCCAGCGACAATTCGGGGGACAATGCCACGCTGGACCGGTACTTGAGCCAAAACCGCCAGGACAGCGAGAGCCAGAACCCGTGA
- a CDS encoding GntR family transcriptional regulator has product MLSNVLTFPVSARRHTPRRKCSAGDAYDQVLYALLDQQLPAGAALTAGWISQRCGVGRNVTSQVLSRLARNGLIEAHPGCPARVVQSSDAQAQQTLTAWQMAERLNMAQVARHCNEMDVARLQQWLAREHHYLCSGQPALALCTVVELHLHLASMTGNKPLMRFAETVVPLGCLITARGVAVDHLASWAARRNLVAALAEGNAPKACTWVAAAIAPCQPNRCAPSPSERGLG; this is encoded by the coding sequence ATGCTGAGTAACGTATTGACCTTCCCGGTGAGTGCCCGTCGGCACACGCCGCGGCGCAAATGTTCGGCCGGCGACGCCTATGACCAGGTGCTGTACGCCCTGCTCGACCAGCAACTACCTGCAGGCGCCGCACTCACGGCGGGCTGGATCAGCCAGCGCTGCGGCGTGGGCCGCAACGTCACCAGCCAGGTGTTGAGCCGCCTGGCCCGCAACGGGCTGATCGAGGCCCACCCCGGCTGCCCGGCCCGGGTGGTGCAATCAAGCGACGCCCAGGCGCAGCAAACCCTGACCGCCTGGCAAATGGCCGAACGCTTGAACATGGCCCAGGTGGCCAGGCACTGCAACGAGATGGACGTGGCGCGGCTGCAACAGTGGCTGGCGCGCGAGCATCATTACCTGTGCAGTGGCCAGCCGGCCCTGGCGCTGTGCACGGTGGTGGAGTTGCACCTGCACCTGGCGTCGATGACAGGCAACAAGCCGTTGATGCGCTTCGCCGAAACAGTGGTGCCACTGGGCTGCCTGATCACGGCGCGAGGGGTGGCGGTTGACCACTTGGCGTCGTGGGCGGCCAGGCGCAACCTGGTGGCGGCGCTGGCCGAGGGCAATGCGCCCAAGGCCTGCACCTGGGTGGCTGCGGCAATCGCCCCCTGCCAGCCCAACCGGTGCGCGCCCTCGCCTTCCGAGCGCGGGCTGGGCTGA
- a CDS encoding FadR/GntR family transcriptional regulator gives MISSSTVVTSVVEKLRQALATGRWRSGDMLPGQRELAEQLGISRPSLREAIIVLETLGLVRSMPGKGVVVLDEPLADGVASASAVAQATLGDYLQLRYTLEPFIVGLLAQSISQKETGELRLSLMDLREALEEADGEAGNHAYIAFHEQLFALTANPIFHSMVQQTRSALQQSAQALKVSAEHQAARLGEAEALVRAIRNKDSAGASDLMRQHILQEGRRLNVPLQIPDNA, from the coding sequence GTGATCAGCTCATCTACCGTCGTCACTTCAGTGGTCGAAAAACTCCGGCAGGCCCTGGCCACCGGCCGCTGGCGCTCCGGCGACATGCTGCCCGGCCAGCGCGAACTGGCCGAGCAACTGGGCATCAGCCGGCCCAGCCTGCGCGAGGCCATCATCGTGTTGGAAACCCTGGGCCTGGTGCGCTCCATGCCCGGCAAAGGCGTGGTGGTGCTGGATGAACCCCTGGCCGATGGCGTCGCCAGCGCCAGCGCGGTGGCCCAGGCCACCCTGGGCGACTACCTGCAACTGCGCTACACCCTGGAGCCGTTCATCGTCGGCCTGCTGGCCCAGTCCATCAGCCAAAAGGAAACCGGCGAGTTGCGCCTGAGCCTGATGGACTTGCGCGAAGCCCTGGAGGAGGCCGACGGCGAGGCTGGCAACCACGCCTACATCGCCTTCCACGAGCAACTGTTCGCCCTGACCGCAAACCCGATTTTCCACAGCATGGTGCAGCAAACCCGCAGCGCCCTGCAGCAGTCGGCGCAAGCGTTGAAGGTGTCCGCCGAACATCAGGCCGCGCGCCTTGGCGAAGCCGAGGCGCTGGTGCGCGCCATCCGCAACAAGGACAGCGCGGGCGCCAGCGACCTGATGCGCCAACACATCCTGCAGGAAGGCCGACGCCTGAACGTGCCCCTGCAGATACCCGACAATGCCTGA
- a CDS encoding C4-dicarboxylate transporter DctA, with the protein MLKWCSRSIFLQVVLGLIIGIVCGLSFPAFSAELKPLGDGFIKLIKMLIGLVVFCVVVSGISGAGDLKKVGRIGLKSVLYFEVLTTLALVIGLVCAYATDLGTGANIHLDQLSTSDLGDLTARTHQIHGASTFIMDLIPNSVIGAFADNNILQVLLFAVLFGSALNLVGEQASGISRLISELSHVVFRIMGMIVRLAPIGVFGAIAFTTSKYGIQSLQHLGSLVVVFYLTCSVFVLLVLGTVMRLSGLRILPFIKYLREELLIVLGTASSDAVLPQVMRKLEHLGIGSSTVGLVVPTGYSFNLDGFSIYLTLAIVFIAHATGTPLAFTDLLTILLVSLVTSKGAHGIPGSALVILAATLTAVPAIPVVGLVLVLAVDWFMGIGRALTNLIGNCVATVAIGRWENDIDLKRANNVLAARQGFAFKAQKPVNVAHQQDF; encoded by the coding sequence ATGCTCAAGTGGTGCTCTCGCTCGATTTTCCTACAGGTTGTGCTCGGACTGATCATAGGCATCGTCTGCGGCCTCAGCTTTCCCGCCTTCAGCGCCGAACTCAAACCCTTGGGTGACGGCTTTATCAAACTGATCAAGATGCTCATCGGCCTGGTGGTCTTTTGCGTCGTGGTCAGCGGCATTTCCGGCGCTGGCGACCTGAAGAAGGTGGGGCGCATCGGCTTGAAATCGGTGCTGTATTTTGAAGTGCTGACCACCCTGGCCCTGGTGATCGGCCTGGTGTGCGCCTACGCCACGGACCTGGGCACCGGCGCCAACATCCACCTGGACCAACTGTCCACTAGCGACTTGGGCGACCTGACCGCACGCACCCATCAAATCCACGGTGCCTCTACCTTTATCATGGACCTGATCCCCAACTCGGTGATCGGCGCCTTTGCTGACAACAACATCCTGCAAGTGCTGCTGTTTGCCGTGCTGTTTGGCAGTGCGCTGAACCTGGTAGGCGAACAGGCCTCGGGCATCTCGCGGCTGATCAGTGAGCTGAGCCACGTGGTGTTTCGCATCATGGGCATGATCGTGCGCCTGGCGCCCATCGGCGTGTTTGGCGCCATCGCGTTCACCACCAGCAAGTACGGCATCCAGTCGCTGCAGCACCTGGGCAGCCTGGTGGTGGTGTTCTACCTGACCTGTTCGGTGTTCGTGCTGCTGGTGCTGGGCACGGTGATGCGCCTGTCGGGGCTGCGCATCCTGCCCTTCATCAAATACCTGCGCGAAGAACTGCTGATCGTGCTCGGCACCGCCTCCTCCGACGCCGTGTTGCCGCAAGTGATGCGCAAGCTCGAACATCTGGGCATCGGCAGTTCCACCGTAGGGCTGGTGGTACCGACCGGGTACTCGTTCAACCTCGACGGTTTCTCCATCTACCTGACCCTGGCCATCGTGTTCATCGCCCATGCCACCGGCACGCCGCTGGCCTTCACCGACCTGCTGACCATTTTGCTGGTGTCGCTGGTCACCTCCAAGGGCGCCCACGGCATCCCCGGCTCGGCCTTGGTGATCCTGGCCGCGACCTTGACCGCGGTGCCGGCGATACCGGTGGTGGGCCTGGTGCTGGTGTTGGCCGTGGACTGGTTCATGGGCATCGGCCGGGCACTGACCAACCTGATCGGCAATTGCGTGGCCACCGTTGCCATCGGCCGTTGGGAAAACGATATAGACCTCAAACGTGCCAATAATGTGCTCGCCGCCCGCCAAGGGTTCGCCTTCAAGGCCCAGAAGCCTGTGAACGTGGCGCACCAACAGGACTTTTGA
- a CDS encoding glutathione S-transferase family protein, whose amino-acid sequence MAIKLYDFPLSGHAHRVKLMLSLLELDTEQVFVDLAKGEHKQPAFLALNPFGQVPVIDDNGTVLADSNAILVYLATRYGKGLWLPTDPVELAQVQRWLSVAAGPLHAGPASARLITVFGAKLDAQATIARAHDLLKVIDQALAGRQYLVGGAVSIADIACYTYIAHAPEGNVCLAEYPHVRAWLARIEALPGFVGMPRTVVGLQTA is encoded by the coding sequence ATGGCGATCAAACTCTACGACTTCCCCCTTTCCGGCCACGCCCATCGGGTGAAACTGATGCTCTCGCTGCTGGAGTTGGACACTGAACAGGTGTTCGTTGACCTGGCCAAGGGTGAGCACAAGCAGCCTGCCTTCCTGGCGCTGAACCCTTTTGGCCAGGTGCCGGTGATCGATGACAACGGTACCGTGCTGGCCGACTCCAATGCGATCCTGGTGTATTTGGCCACCCGCTACGGCAAGGGCCTCTGGCTGCCCACCGACCCGGTCGAACTGGCACAGGTGCAGCGCTGGCTGTCGGTGGCGGCGGGGCCTTTGCACGCCGGCCCCGCCTCGGCGCGGTTGATCACGGTGTTTGGCGCCAAGCTGGACGCGCAGGCCACCATCGCCCGCGCCCATGACCTGCTCAAGGTGATCGACCAGGCATTGGCCGGCCGCCAATACCTGGTCGGGGGCGCAGTGAGCATCGCCGACATCGCCTGCTATACCTACATCGCTCACGCACCGGAAGGCAATGTCTGCTTGGCCGAGTACCCACACGTGCGCGCCTGGCTGGCCCGCATCGAGGCGTTGCCGGGGTTTGTCGGCATGCCGCGCACCGTCGTGGGCCTGCAAACCGCTTGA